The Candidatus Methanomethylicota archaeon genome includes the window AATTCCAATTCTAATATAATTAAACTACTCGAATGGAAAAGTATAGCGTATCTGCATAGTAAGATTTATTTTGAATCTCTTAAGGGTATTGTTTAAATACTAGGACTTTCATAGTGATATGATTGCGCTTATTACTGGGATTACTGGACAAGATGGGGCGTGGTTGGCCAAGTTCCTACTGGATAGGGGTTATGAGGTTTGGGGTGTTTATCGTCGGTTGTCCACGCCTAATTTCTGGCGTCTTCAGGCGTTGGGAATAACCGAGAAGGTGAAGCTTGTCCAGGCCGATATTACTGATCTGGCTTCTGTCATTGAGGTGTTGCGTAGGGTGAAGCCTGATGAAGTTTATCATCTGGCGGCTCAGAGCCATGTTGCTGCGTCTTTTGACATGCCTCTTGCGACGTTGCGGGAGTCGGGGATGGCTGTGGCGGTGTTGCTTGAGGGTTTGAGGCATGTGAGGAGGGATGCCAAGTTCTACTTTGCTGGGTCGAGTGAGATGTTTGGGAATACGTCGTTTAATTCGCGGGGGATGATCGACGAGTCGTGTCCCTTTCGGCCGGCG containing:
- a CDS encoding GDP-mannose 4,6-dehydratase, with the translated sequence MIALITGITGQDGAWLAKFLLDRGYEVWGVYRRLSTPNFWRLQALGITEKVKLVQADITDLASVIEVLRRVKPDEVYHLAAQSHVAASFDMPLATLRESGMAVAVLLEGLRHVRRDAKFYFAGSSEMFGNTSFNSRGMIDESCPFRPASPYAAAKALGCYLARVYREAYGMFSVCGVLFNHESELRGLEFVTRKVSNAVAQIKLGL